In the Octopus bimaculoides isolate UCB-OBI-ISO-001 chromosome 18, ASM119413v2, whole genome shotgun sequence genome, one interval contains:
- the LOC106870482 gene encoding orexin receptor type 2 — translation MEQNKSINECVISVEKLNADIVNAYLPIIMFLTISMIIGGTGNFFVTYIYYHKFYPNATKLFIVTLSICDFLICIVCIPMELIVLYYSYIFESDVACRAIRFCVCLAIITSALIVFSIAIDRYLLICKPLKKKISIRKAKKILTVLITISFILSIPTLFLYGQQIRMIRQCGNIAKDCSISSNVIDTVYPVIYHIILATACYSLFIFILVVYILIGKSIWNTYTAKNFKRSSIFDISITTEPSTQNEGMSTDICPIKRSFSLVSVKRASMNPVRTSFILLTITLVWMVTYLPHFAGAFLKVSTKNFTNITSHKDHAIYKSLLYSFYLSSAINPLLYGLFSKRFRKEMRLLFKTLFSRGTQ, via the coding sequence atggaacaaaataaaagCATCAACGAATGTGTTATTAGTGTAGAAAAATTGAATGCTGATATTGTGAATGCTTATCTTCctataataatgtttctaacaATTTCTATGATAATTGGAGGAACTGGAAATTTCTTTGTAACCTATATATACTATCATAAATTTTATCCAAACGctacaaaattatttattgtaaCACTTTCAATATGCGATTTTCTAATTTGCATAGTATGTATACCTATGGAACTTATCGTTCTATATTATTCTTACATTTTTGAGAGTGATGTTGCATGTCGTGCGATACGCTTTTGTGTTTGTCTAGCCATAATCACTTCAGCTCTGATTGTATTTAGTATAGCAATCGATAGATACTTGCTTATATGTAagcctcttaaaaaaaaaattagcattcGCAAAGCAAAGAAAATTCTGACAGTTTTAATCACCATTTCCTTTATTTTGAGTATACCAACACTTTTTTTGTACGGCCAACAGATCAGAATGATCAGACAATGTGGAAATATAGCAAAAGATTGTTCTATTTCTTCAAATGTAATTGACACAGTCTATCCTGTAATCTATCATATTATTCTGGCAACCGCTTGTTAttcgttatttatttttatcttagtAGTATACATACTGATTGGAAAGAGTATTTGGAACACTTACACAGccaagaattttaaaagaagtagtATTTTTGACATTTCAATCACAACTGAACCCTCTACCCAAAATGAAGGCATGTCCACTGATATATGTCCAATAAAGCGCTCGTTCTCTTTAGTGAGTGTTAAAAGAGCGTCAATGAATCCAGTTAGAaccagtttcattttgttgaccaTTACTTTGGTCTGGATGGTGACTTATTTACCACATTTCGCTGGAGCATTCTTGAAGGTGTCTACTAAAAATTTTACCAATATTACAAGTCATAAAGACCATGCCATTTACAAATCGTTACTGTATTCTTTTTATCTCAGCTCTGCTATTAACCCACTTCTTTATGGACTTTTTTCTAAAAGGTTTCGAAAAGAAATGCGCTTGCTATTTAAGACACTTTTCTCACGAGGTACGCAATAA